Proteins encoded together in one Rhizobium bangladeshense window:
- a CDS encoding glycosyltransferase family protein, with protein MNSNVDHRKPRLVFFQWDHQPNANAAGYLLLHMQQQVRCLATHFDVFVINRDCDYSEICDRYEPDLTLFESGYRSHGSRRIKITNTNTNIAVPKLGLHNADPWCDRRAGFLSDMEQWGIETYFAIATMTPEYMPAVKENLFVWPNFIDPEVYHDYGQHKVIPVTLTGQAYGLYPWRQAVFPMIRDRYPCLVSPQHAYESKLAAQLLSGEAYARALNASFVVPTCGTMGGEVVRKHFEIPGAKACLVTERTAAVEAAGFVDMENCVFVDGGNVVERLDYLFAHPDETRRITAAGYSLIHSRHTLSHRPQIYQWFMLNKGLQFGEKIIQSGPFGDLAKVRRISKQESVHIVWEASDRALLKQGDLLLQQGRVEEAKHCYLSCLNYVSYLPEAKFRLAVCALREGDADRAYDLLVDLIKVTIVDYGALDPDPVEWAYFLLALICRGQFERARRLQDFYPSLSHDEFRRARLVIAQLARSADGVVSGRHDSERKSIHQPFDRNDFEWLEWFAETLEQCRQPNLANVLRRASLGASDDEKVSPPRFTPDAGWRLRAYSGIDGLMIKLRLNGLRPNVPPLPEFRYLWHLARGLVPRSQRGPLRRIRMALSKPPVGSGN; from the coding sequence ATGAATAGCAACGTCGATCATCGAAAGCCGCGGCTCGTTTTTTTTCAATGGGACCATCAGCCCAATGCGAACGCCGCCGGTTACCTGCTGCTGCACATGCAGCAGCAGGTCAGATGCCTCGCAACCCACTTCGATGTCTTCGTCATTAACCGCGATTGCGATTATTCAGAGATATGCGACAGATATGAACCGGATCTGACGCTGTTCGAAAGCGGTTATCGGTCGCATGGCTCACGTCGGATAAAAATCACCAACACTAATACCAACATCGCAGTTCCGAAGCTTGGCCTTCATAACGCCGATCCATGGTGCGATCGACGCGCCGGCTTTCTCTCCGACATGGAGCAGTGGGGCATTGAGACGTATTTCGCGATCGCTACGATGACGCCGGAATATATGCCGGCCGTGAAGGAGAACCTGTTCGTCTGGCCGAACTTTATCGATCCTGAAGTCTACCATGACTATGGGCAGCATAAGGTCATCCCGGTCACGCTCACGGGTCAGGCCTATGGTCTTTATCCCTGGCGACAGGCGGTCTTTCCGATGATCCGCGACCGTTACCCCTGCCTGGTCTCGCCGCAACACGCCTATGAGAGCAAGCTGGCCGCCCAGCTCCTGTCTGGAGAGGCCTATGCGCGGGCGCTCAACGCGAGCTTCGTCGTCCCCACATGCGGTACCATGGGCGGCGAGGTCGTGCGCAAGCATTTTGAGATCCCCGGGGCAAAGGCCTGTCTCGTGACGGAACGCACGGCAGCAGTGGAGGCAGCCGGCTTTGTCGACATGGAGAACTGTGTCTTTGTTGACGGCGGCAACGTGGTCGAACGGCTGGATTATCTTTTTGCCCATCCCGACGAAACAAGGCGCATCACGGCAGCCGGTTACAGCTTGATCCACTCGCGTCATACGTTGAGCCACAGGCCCCAAATATATCAGTGGTTCATGCTGAACAAAGGCCTGCAGTTCGGCGAAAAGATCATCCAGTCCGGCCCTTTCGGCGATCTTGCGAAGGTCAGGCGCATCTCAAAGCAAGAGAGCGTTCACATCGTCTGGGAAGCGAGCGATCGCGCCTTGCTAAAGCAGGGAGACCTGCTTCTCCAGCAGGGCAGGGTGGAGGAGGCCAAGCACTGCTACCTCAGCTGTCTCAACTATGTGTCCTATCTGCCCGAAGCGAAATTTCGCCTTGCCGTATGCGCATTGCGGGAGGGTGACGCCGATCGCGCCTATGACCTTCTGGTGGACCTGATCAAGGTCACCATCGTCGACTATGGGGCGCTTGATCCAGATCCCGTCGAGTGGGCCTACTTCCTTCTTGCTTTGATCTGCAGAGGCCAGTTTGAGCGGGCGCGGAGGCTGCAAGACTTCTATCCATCTCTGTCCCATGACGAATTCAGGCGCGCGCGCCTCGTCATCGCGCAACTCGCTCGCTCAGCCGATGGGGTGGTCTCGGGACGGCATGACAGCGAGCGAAAAAGCATTCATCAGCCCTTCGATCGAAACGATTTTGAGTGGCTTGAATGGTTCGCCGAGACTCTTGAACAGTGCCGACAGCCAAATCTTGCAAATGTTCTTCGTCGTGCTTCGCTTGGCGCATCCGATGACGAGAAAGTATCACCCCCACGGTTCACACCTGATGCTGGCTGGCGCCTGCGAGCCTATTCGGGCATCGATGGCCTGATGATCAAACTGCGCCTGAATGGCTTGAGGCCGAATGTGCCGCCCCTGCCGGAGTTCCGATATCTCTGGCATCTTGCGCGAGGTCTGGTCCCTCGTTCGCAGCGAGGCCCGTTGCGCAGGATTCGGATGGCGCTTTCCAAGCCTCCTGTGGGCAGCGGCAATTAG
- a CDS encoding response regulator transcription factor, which translates to MNSALIPNLDLRQENVAVPLKIENGAAHTIAMSARQTHSLVILDNRELDRQCLAQCMAAQKADLQILAFGSIEEWKQRRDEYAPLSAILLNVGGKKVDEPAVSEQIRKLSSEFASTPLIVLADSDDFGQIVRALEYGAKGFIPASVSVSVCMELIALSVAGGIFVPASALFAMRHLLDSSNATARPLAGIFTDRQAEVVEALRRGKANKIIAYELNLRESTVKVHVRNIMKKVKATNRTEVVFKLNDLFQNNLSGGLAN; encoded by the coding sequence GTGAATTCAGCGCTTATACCGAATTTGGATCTCAGGCAGGAAAACGTAGCTGTTCCCCTTAAGATAGAAAATGGCGCCGCGCACACAATTGCGATGTCGGCAAGGCAAACGCATTCGCTTGTCATTCTCGATAATCGTGAGCTCGATCGGCAATGCCTGGCGCAATGCATGGCTGCCCAAAAGGCGGATTTGCAGATTCTGGCATTCGGATCAATTGAGGAGTGGAAGCAGAGGCGCGACGAATACGCTCCGCTTTCGGCAATTCTCTTGAACGTCGGCGGAAAAAAGGTCGATGAACCGGCCGTTTCGGAGCAAATCCGGAAGCTTTCCTCGGAATTCGCGTCCACCCCCCTCATTGTATTGGCTGATAGCGACGATTTCGGCCAAATCGTTAGGGCCCTCGAGTACGGAGCCAAGGGGTTCATACCCGCCTCAGTCAGCGTCAGCGTCTGCATGGAGCTGATCGCGCTCTCAGTGGCAGGAGGAATTTTTGTGCCTGCAAGCGCCCTATTCGCCATGCGTCACTTGCTGGATTCGAGCAACGCGACCGCTCGCCCGCTCGCCGGTATATTCACTGACCGTCAGGCAGAAGTGGTGGAGGCGCTCCGACGCGGAAAGGCGAACAAGATTATCGCTTATGAGCTCAATCTTAGAGAAAGCACTGTGAAAGTGCACGTTCGCAATATTATGAAAAAGGTCAAAGCGACGAACAGGACGGAAGTCGTGTTCAAGCTCAACGATCTTTTTCAGAACAATCTTTCGGGCGGGTTGGCGAACTGA
- a CDS encoding UDP-glucuronic acid decarboxylase family protein codes for MHGQKRIMVTGGTGFLGSFLCERLLREGNDVLCVDNFYTGSRDNVLHLLDDPRFEILRHDITFPLYVEVDEIYNLACPASPVHYQHDPVQTVKTNVHGAINMLGLAKRTKAKIFQASTSEVYGDPAVHPQPEEYRGSVSPIGPRACYDEGKRCAETLFFDYHRQYGVEIRVARIFNTYGPRMQTNDGRVVSNFIVQALRNEPITIFGDGRQTRSFCYVDDLIDGFIRLMAAPAGVTGPINLGNPGEFQVRELAEMVIEMTGSKSGIVFKTLPIDDPTQRKPDISRATQQLGWQPKVNLREGLERTIAYFEWKLSGGVNNRFNVKSRQMPYPHLASPSVELNAPEAIR; via the coding sequence ATGCACGGTCAGAAGCGAATTATGGTTACCGGCGGCACCGGATTCCTGGGGTCATTCCTGTGCGAAAGGCTTTTGCGAGAGGGCAATGACGTCCTCTGCGTGGACAATTTCTACACCGGTTCACGCGACAACGTGCTGCACCTTCTTGACGATCCTCGTTTTGAGATACTCCGCCACGACATCACCTTCCCGCTTTATGTGGAGGTCGACGAGATCTACAATCTCGCCTGCCCAGCATCTCCGGTCCACTACCAGCACGATCCGGTGCAGACCGTGAAGACCAATGTGCACGGGGCGATCAATATGCTCGGTCTGGCCAAACGCACCAAGGCGAAGATTTTCCAGGCATCCACGAGCGAGGTCTATGGCGATCCGGCAGTTCACCCGCAGCCCGAGGAGTATCGCGGCAGCGTCAGTCCCATAGGCCCGCGGGCATGCTATGACGAAGGCAAGCGGTGCGCCGAGACGCTGTTCTTCGACTATCATCGTCAATATGGGGTGGAAATCCGGGTGGCGCGGATCTTCAATACCTACGGTCCGCGAATGCAGACAAATGACGGCCGCGTCGTCTCCAATTTCATCGTTCAGGCGCTTCGCAATGAGCCGATCACCATCTTCGGCGACGGCAGGCAAACACGGTCGTTCTGCTATGTGGACGATCTGATCGACGGCTTCATCCGTTTGATGGCTGCGCCCGCTGGGGTTACTGGCCCGATCAATCTCGGCAATCCCGGAGAATTCCAGGTCCGTGAATTGGCAGAAATGGTGATCGAAATGACCGGATCGAAGTCCGGCATCGTCTTCAAGACTCTACCGATTGACGATCCGACACAGCGCAAACCCGACATCAGCCGCGCAACCCAACAACTGGGCTGGCAGCCGAAGGTGAACCTTCGTGAGGGGCTTGAGAGAACGATTGCTTATTTTGAGTGGAAGCTTTCCGGCGGAGTAAACAACAGGTTCAACGTCAAGTCACGGCAAATGCCCTATCCGCATCTGGCCTCTCCGAGCGTCGAACTCAATGCCCCTGAAGCCATTCGATAG